The Candidatus Phaeomarinobacter ectocarpi genome includes a region encoding these proteins:
- the acnA gene encoding aconitate hydratase AcnA, which yields MAPVSLDSFKCRKTLKVGNKSYEYFSLKDAEKNGLKNITRLPYSLKVLLENLLRYEDGRSVKKADIEAMAKWLTRRKSSKEIAFRPARVLMQDFTGVPGVVDLAAMRDAMAAAGGNPDKINPLAPVDLVIDHSVMVDHFGGKDSFKKNVNVEYERNGERYEFLRWGSEAFNNLRVVPPGTGICHQVNLEYLAQTVWTKKEKRAAAGGKTKTVEVAYPDSLVGTDSHTTMVNGLSVLGWGVGGIEAEAAMLGQPISMLIPEVIGMKLTGKMAEGITATDLVLTVTEMLRARGVVGKFVEFYGPGLDHLSLEDQATLSNMAPEYGATCGFFPIDAETLRYLKATGRKKARVDLVEAYAKKQGMFRTSKSEDPIFTDSLHLDLSSVVPSLAGPKRPQDRVALSDIADSFAGSMVNEFKKADDGFQRAKVDGTDYTIGHGDVVIAAITSCTNTSNPSVLMAAGLVAQKANKLGLKTKPWVKPSLAPGSQVVTEYLKDAGLQKELDKLGFNLVGYGCTTCIGNSGPLPAPISKAIHEADLVATSVLSGNRNFEGRVSPDVRANYLASPPLVVAYALAGSVNVNLTKEPIGQDKKGNDVYLKDIWPTSLEIAEAVRKSVTQKMFRERYADVFKGDPQWRKIKVTGGKTYNWNKKSTYVQNPPYFEGMTADPAAVEPIKDARILGLFGDSITTDHISPAGSIKADSPAGDYLKANKVKPADFNSYGSRRGNHEVMMRGTFANIRIKNQMVPGVEGGVTVHYPSGDGMPIYDAAMKYAESGNKLVVFGGKEYGTGSSRDWAAKGTKLLGVEAVIVESFERIHRSNLVGMGVLPLQFEDGMSWSKLGLNGSETVTITGNEKGIKPRMTLTLEITDTKGATKKVPVLCRIDTADEVDYYENGGILHFVLRNLMAS from the coding sequence GTGGCACCGGTCTCTCTCGACAGCTTCAAATGCCGCAAGACCCTCAAGGTCGGCAATAAGAGCTATGAATATTTCTCGCTGAAAGACGCTGAGAAAAACGGCCTCAAGAACATCACGCGCCTGCCCTACTCGTTGAAGGTGCTGCTGGAAAACCTCCTGCGCTACGAAGACGGCCGCTCCGTCAAGAAAGCCGACATCGAAGCGATGGCCAAGTGGCTGACGCGCCGCAAGTCGAGCAAGGAAATCGCGTTCCGCCCGGCCCGCGTTCTGATGCAGGACTTCACCGGCGTGCCCGGCGTGGTTGACCTCGCCGCCATGCGCGACGCCATGGCTGCCGCAGGCGGTAACCCGGACAAGATCAACCCACTGGCCCCTGTTGATCTGGTGATTGACCACTCTGTGATGGTTGACCACTTCGGCGGCAAGGATTCGTTCAAGAAGAACGTGAACGTTGAATATGAGCGCAACGGCGAACGTTACGAGTTCCTGCGCTGGGGCTCTGAAGCCTTCAACAACCTCCGCGTTGTTCCTCCTGGAACCGGCATCTGCCACCAGGTGAACCTGGAATATCTGGCCCAGACCGTCTGGACCAAGAAGGAAAAGCGCGCAGCAGCGGGCGGCAAGACCAAGACCGTTGAAGTTGCCTATCCTGACAGCCTCGTCGGCACAGACAGCCACACCACCATGGTCAATGGTCTGTCCGTTCTGGGGTGGGGCGTTGGCGGCATCGAAGCTGAAGCAGCCATGCTCGGCCAGCCGATCTCCATGCTGATCCCTGAAGTCATCGGCATGAAGCTCACCGGCAAGATGGCCGAAGGCATCACCGCCACTGACCTCGTGCTGACTGTCACCGAAATGCTCCGCGCCCGTGGCGTGGTTGGCAAGTTCGTTGAGTTCTATGGCCCGGGCCTGGATCACCTGTCTCTCGAAGATCAGGCGACGCTCTCCAACATGGCACCGGAATATGGCGCCACGTGCGGCTTCTTCCCGATTGACGCCGAAACACTCCGCTACCTCAAGGCCACAGGCCGCAAGAAGGCCCGCGTGGACCTTGTTGAAGCCTACGCCAAGAAGCAGGGCATGTTCCGCACGTCCAAGTCGGAAGACCCGATCTTCACAGACAGCCTACACCTTGATCTCAGCAGTGTGGTCCCAAGCCTTGCAGGTCCAAAGCGCCCGCAGGACCGCGTGGCTCTCTCCGACATTGCAGACAGCTTTGCTGGCTCGATGGTCAACGAGTTCAAGAAGGCAGATGACGGCTTCCAGCGCGCCAAGGTTGACGGCACCGATTACACGATCGGTCACGGCGACGTTGTGATTGCAGCCATCACGTCATGCACCAACACCTCCAACCCCTCTGTGCTCATGGCCGCCGGCCTCGTCGCGCAGAAGGCCAACAAGCTGGGTCTCAAGACCAAGCCATGGGTGAAGCCGTCACTGGCTCCGGGCTCACAGGTCGTGACGGAATATTTGAAGGACGCCGGTCTCCAGAAGGAACTCGACAAGCTCGGCTTCAATCTGGTCGGTTACGGTTGCACAACCTGCATCGGTAACTCCGGTCCACTGCCCGCGCCAATCTCCAAGGCCATTCACGAGGCTGACCTGGTTGCGACGTCTGTTCTGTCAGGCAACCGTAACTTCGAAGGCCGCGTGTCTCCGGATGTGCGCGCCAACTACCTGGCCTCACCGCCGCTGGTTGTCGCCTACGCGCTGGCCGGTTCCGTCAATGTGAACCTCACAAAGGAACCCATTGGTCAGGACAAGAAGGGCAATGATGTCTATCTCAAGGACATCTGGCCGACCTCTCTCGAGATTGCCGAAGCTGTGCGCAAGTCCGTGACCCAGAAGATGTTCCGCGAACGCTATGCGGACGTGTTCAAGGGCGACCCGCAGTGGCGCAAGATCAAGGTCACCGGTGGCAAGACCTACAACTGGAACAAGAAGAGCACCTACGTGCAGAACCCGCCTTACTTTGAAGGCATGACGGCCGACCCCGCAGCGGTCGAGCCGATCAAGGATGCCCGCATCCTGGGCCTGTTCGGTGACTCGATCACCACCGACCACATCTCTCCCGCCGGCTCCATCAAGGCGGACAGCCCGGCTGGTGACTACCTCAAGGCCAACAAGGTCAAGCCTGCTGACTTCAACTCCTACGGCTCGCGCCGAGGCAACCACGAAGTCATGATGCGCGGCACCTTTGCCAACATCCGCATCAAGAACCAGATGGTTCCCGGTGTTGAAGGCGGCGTGACGGTCCACTATCCGTCAGGCGATGGCATGCCGATCTACGACGCGGCCATGAAGTACGCCGAGTCAGGCAACAAGCTTGTGGTCTTCGGTGGCAAGGAATACGGCACCGGCTCATCCCGTGACTGGGCGGCCAAGGGCACCAAGCTCCTGGGCGTTGAAGCTGTGATCGTGGAAAGCTTCGAGCGTATCCACCGGTCCAACCTCGTCGGCATGGGCGTTCTGCCCCTGCAGTTCGAAGATGGCATGAGCTGGAGCAAGCTGGGTTTGAACGGCTCTGAAACCGTGACGATCACCGGCAACGAAAAGGGCATCAAGCCCCGCATGACGCTCACCCTTGAGATCACCGATACCAAGGGCGCGACCAAGAAAGTACCGGTGCTGTGCCGCATCGATACCGCAGATGAAGTCGATTACTACGAAAACGGCGGCATCCTGCACTTCGTGCTTCGGAACCTGATGGCGTCGTAA
- a CDS encoding DUF1223 domain-containing protein: protein MTALPQITSRASMRIAAPALLAAAMLMPASAQARPAVVELFTSQGCSSCPPADALINEVAPRDDVIALTYNITYWDYLGWRDTLGREEHTQRQEAYAQHFMDRKYTPQLIIDGETHMPGSRQQASRKAINDQVDSVEGAGALVTTPTDDGFAVTADATAGSQTAAVWLVQYDVAHEVMITRGENAGETITYSNVVRDIIRLDDWDTSKPLSIDLAKDMLMEGDHDGCAIIVQQAGEYGVGKVLTAARIDMALMN from the coding sequence ATGACCGCCCTGCCACAGATCACCTCACGCGCCTCTATGCGCATTGCTGCACCCGCGTTGCTGGCTGCCGCCATGCTGATGCCCGCATCCGCCCAGGCGCGGCCTGCTGTCGTGGAACTCTTCACAAGTCAGGGCTGCTCCTCCTGCCCCCCGGCTGACGCGCTGATCAACGAAGTCGCCCCCCGCGACGACGTCATCGCGCTGACCTACAACATTACCTATTGGGACTATCTGGGCTGGCGCGACACCCTGGGCCGCGAAGAACACACGCAGCGCCAGGAAGCCTATGCGCAGCACTTCATGGACCGGAAATATACGCCGCAGCTGATCATCGACGGCGAGACCCATATGCCCGGCAGCCGCCAGCAGGCGTCCCGCAAAGCCATCAATGATCAGGTGGACAGCGTCGAAGGCGCAGGGGCCCTCGTCACCACCCCGACAGATGATGGATTTGCCGTCACAGCCGATGCCACGGCGGGGTCCCAGACAGCCGCCGTCTGGCTCGTCCAGTACGATGTCGCCCATGAAGTGATGATCACCCGCGGCGAAAACGCCGGTGAGACCATTACCTACTCAAACGTGGTGCGGGATATCATCCGCCTGGACGACTGGGACACGTCAAAGCCGCTGAGCATCGATCTCGCCAAGGACATGCTGATGGAAGGCGACCATGACGGCTGCGCCATCATCGTGCAGCAGGCCGGTGAGTACGGCGTCGGCAAGGTCCTCACAGCCGCCCGCATCGACATGGCCCTGATGAACTAA
- a CDS encoding DUF7336 domain-containing protein has protein sequence MKNVYILWHTHVFDDGSEDDKQCGVYSSREAAEAAKTRLLLQPGFKDHPDGFMIDTPEIDKDQWTEGFITVLHGDE, from the coding sequence ATGAAAAACGTTTACATACTTTGGCACACGCATGTCTTTGATGATGGGAGCGAAGATGACAAGCAATGCGGGGTGTATTCATCGAGAGAGGCAGCAGAAGCAGCAAAGACGCGTCTACTGCTGCAGCCAGGTTTCAAAGACCACCCAGATGGCTTTATGATCGACACTCCGGAGATCGACAAGGATCAATGGACCGAAGGCTTCATAACAGTGCTGCATGGCGACGAATAG
- a CDS encoding DUF4340 domain-containing protein: MRDVLLRGGQARTLTMLGVVTVLLVALAIFAVSMQRRALTSDFETRLMFPDLSEQVNDAARIEIVNRLTAVTVVRDGDTGDTWRLVEKDNHPARADLVKRTVVGLADLELVEARTALPDWHKHINLTDPADKGTGVRVSVFDNAGEELASLIVGKLEGSADIDGTGTIYVRRPDEDQSYVARGSFNLEQKQVPWLDTRVVDLASGRVTRVDVLPQEGPSYTVSLADGDGASKPAYQLDDLPDDLQVVTDYAIDGIGNGLVGLQFTDVLPQANITLEAPVSSVYHTDDGLQVTVQAEKQGGSYYAVLDARAVDDADEAVVQEAARLAAGFAPYAFALPTPRGADLTRSFETLTEAKPVEGAEVDLEAVESANEVQ; this comes from the coding sequence ATGAGGGATGTGCTTTTGCGCGGCGGACAGGCACGCACGCTGACCATGCTTGGTGTGGTGACGGTGCTGCTCGTGGCGCTGGCTATCTTTGCGGTCTCTATGCAGCGGCGGGCGCTGACCTCGGACTTTGAAACCCGGCTGATGTTTCCTGATCTCAGTGAACAGGTGAACGATGCGGCGCGTATCGAGATCGTCAATCGACTGACGGCGGTGACGGTGGTGCGTGACGGGGACACCGGTGACACATGGCGCCTGGTTGAAAAAGACAATCATCCCGCGCGGGCCGACCTTGTGAAGCGGACGGTGGTGGGTCTGGCTGATCTGGAACTGGTCGAAGCGCGCACGGCGCTGCCGGACTGGCACAAGCACATCAACCTGACCGACCCTGCCGACAAGGGAACCGGCGTGCGTGTTTCGGTCTTTGACAATGCGGGCGAGGAACTGGCGTCCCTCATTGTAGGCAAGCTGGAAGGCTCCGCTGACATTGATGGGACCGGCACGATTTATGTGCGGCGTCCCGATGAAGATCAGTCCTATGTGGCCCGCGGGTCCTTCAATCTTGAACAAAAGCAGGTCCCCTGGCTCGACACGCGTGTGGTTGATCTGGCGTCCGGCCGTGTCACGCGGGTGGATGTGCTGCCGCAGGAAGGCCCGTCTTACACGGTGTCACTGGCGGACGGGGACGGCGCCAGCAAGCCGGCCTACCAGCTGGATGATCTGCCTGATGATCTTCAGGTGGTGACGGACTATGCGATTGATGGCATCGGCAATGGTCTGGTCGGTCTTCAGTTCACGGATGTTTTGCCGCAGGCCAACATAACCCTCGAAGCGCCCGTGTCGTCGGTCTATCACACGGATGACGGGTTGCAGGTCACCGTGCAGGCTGAAAAGCAGGGCGGCAGCTACTATGCGGTGCTTGATGCGCGCGCTGTTGACGATGCGGATGAGGCCGTGGTGCAGGAAGCAGCCCGGCTTGCGGCGGGCTTTGCGCCCTATGCCTTTGCGCTGCCGACACCTCGCGGGGCGGATTTGACGCGGTCATTCGAGACGCTGACAGAAGCCAAGCCTGTGGAAGGTGCTGAGGTCGATCTGGAAGCTGTGGAAAGCGCGAACGAAGTGCAATAG